From the Roseibium salinum genome, one window contains:
- a CDS encoding response regulator gives MTGDNEPSQQSGSVPAIPSRSKPVILCVEDEPELLEDIGAELSGAGYNPVLAADGVEALRELESHAPDIIMCDITMPRLGGRELLRIVRTRRPDLADVPFIFLTALGEREDMISAKLAGADDYLVKPVDFDLMLASIDARLDQVARMRRKFDSDAEKTWQTIETLSAGETAWDSAAARALDFLALGIVFLDRDNRVVFANEAAYAFSIETDGLCVGRQIQLRERVAAKQIFSLMAEATDAGLNGIEFTAGVPVGRASNAHDVLALICSLPGSRSAGAGVPVAVAFLSDPARRLHLSRDLIASLFGLTPTEAEIALELTEGHRREAIAERLGITNTTVAFHMRNLFQKTGTNRQADLVAKILVGVGAVLPEGAG, from the coding sequence ATGACCGGCGACAATGAACCATCGCAGCAATCAGGAAGTGTGCCGGCCATCCCGAGTCGATCGAAACCAGTTATTCTGTGTGTAGAGGACGAGCCCGAGCTTCTTGAAGATATCGGCGCGGAGCTTTCCGGCGCCGGCTACAATCCGGTCCTGGCCGCCGACGGAGTGGAGGCGTTGCGCGAACTGGAGAGCCATGCGCCCGACATCATCATGTGCGACATCACGATGCCCCGTCTTGGCGGACGCGAACTTTTGCGGATCGTGCGCACCCGTCGGCCGGATCTGGCGGATGTGCCCTTCATCTTCTTGACAGCACTGGGTGAGCGCGAAGACATGATCTCCGCGAAATTGGCAGGGGCCGACGATTATCTGGTCAAACCCGTCGACTTCGATCTGATGCTCGCTTCGATCGATGCCCGGCTCGATCAGGTCGCGCGTATGCGCCGCAAATTCGATTCCGATGCCGAAAAAACGTGGCAGACGATCGAAACACTGTCCGCCGGGGAGACTGCATGGGACAGCGCAGCCGCCCGAGCGCTCGATTTTCTGGCACTGGGAATTGTCTTTCTCGATCGGGACAACCGGGTCGTCTTTGCCAATGAAGCTGCCTATGCCTTTTCCATCGAAACCGACGGGCTTTGCGTGGGCCGGCAGATCCAATTGCGCGAACGTGTAGCGGCCAAACAGATCTTCTCCCTGATGGCAGAGGCGACCGATGCCGGTCTGAACGGTATAGAGTTCACGGCGGGCGTGCCCGTCGGTCGCGCGTCCAATGCGCATGACGTACTCGCCCTGATCTGTTCGCTGCCCGGTTCGCGGTCAGCTGGCGCCGGGGTCCCGGTTGCGGTTGCCTTTCTCTCCGATCCTGCCCGCCGTCTCCACCTGTCGCGTGACCTGATCGCTTCCCTCTTCGGCCTGACGCCGACCGAAGCGGAGATTGCGCTCGAATTGACCGAAGGGCACAGGCGCGAGGCCATCGCCGAGCGGCTCGGCATTACCAACACCACCGTCGCGTTTCATATGCGCAACCTCTTCCAGAAGACCGGCACCAACCGGCAGGCGGATCTCGTTGCTAAAATTCTCGTCGGAGTGGGCGCCGTCCTGCCCGAAGGAGCGGGTTGA
- a CDS encoding vWA domain-containing protein — protein sequence MKRTVFAVVTVAGLFLGSHAHALDDVMVVFDGSNSMWGQIDGIAKIEIARDAMESLMGDWTAQTNLGLMAYGHRREADCSDIETIIPPGRVDPSEFLSRVRQITPRGKTPLSAAIEKAADELAFRDNPATVVVISDGIESCERDPCALANDLERAGIGFTAHVIGFGLDSEEEQESLACIAEQTGGRFIAASDASGLQGALGEVSAAVASAPEPKPEPEPEPEFEVSVDAPETALAGSSIEVTWSAPVDRRDLITIVPAGADEDEVGNHVRVKDDTSSGLRVPGETGLYEVRYVLDEGRRTLAAAPVEVTEPEVRVEAPETALAGSSIEVTWSAPVDRRDLITIVPAGADEDEVGNHVRVKDDNSSGLRVPGETGLYEVRYVLDEGRRTLAAAPIEVTEPEVHVEAPETALAGSSIEVSWSTATDRRDLITIVPADADEDEVGNHVRVKDDTSSGLRVPGEAGFYEVRYVLDEGRRTLTAAPIEVTEPEVSVDAPETALAGSSIEVTWSTATDRRDLITIVPAGADEDEVGNHVRVKDDNSSGLRVPGETGLYEVRYVLDEGRRTLAATPVEVTEPAVQLTATETVRANGEISVRWEGDTNGRDIVTIVPMGSEEGEVKGHKRVRDRTEATLRAPKETGVYEVRFVLEEGRRTLARATVEVIAEDAALDRGGSLDVPDTAAPGETVQVGWSSSSASQRQRIALARRDQSDFTWIEVEQADNEPPRAFTMPEEPGTYEFRLLDLAGPAVLSRAIIEVQ from the coding sequence ATGAAACGCACAGTTTTTGCCGTTGTCACGGTCGCGGGCCTTTTTTTGGGTAGCCATGCCCATGCCCTTGACGACGTCATGGTGGTGTTCGACGGATCGAACTCGATGTGGGGGCAGATCGACGGCATCGCCAAGATCGAGATCGCCCGCGACGCCATGGAAAGCCTGATGGGTGACTGGACGGCTCAGACCAATCTCGGACTTATGGCCTACGGACACCGCCGGGAAGCCGACTGTTCGGATATCGAAACCATCATCCCGCCGGGACGCGTGGATCCATCCGAATTTCTCAGCCGCGTGCGCCAGATTACCCCGCGTGGCAAGACCCCGTTGAGCGCCGCCATAGAAAAGGCCGCCGACGAGCTCGCTTTTCGCGATAACCCGGCGACCGTGGTCGTCATTTCCGACGGTATCGAGAGCTGCGAGCGCGATCCTTGTGCTTTGGCAAATGATCTGGAACGCGCCGGTATCGGCTTTACCGCACATGTTATCGGCTTCGGACTGGATAGCGAAGAGGAGCAGGAGTCGCTCGCCTGTATCGCCGAGCAGACAGGAGGCCGTTTCATTGCCGCGTCTGACGCGAGTGGCTTGCAGGGTGCCCTGGGCGAGGTCAGTGCCGCCGTTGCCTCCGCGCCGGAACCTAAGCCTGAGCCCGAGCCGGAACCCGAGTTCGAGGTGAGTGTTGATGCCCCTGAGACCGCCCTGGCCGGCTCGAGCATCGAAGTGACCTGGAGTGCGCCCGTGGACCGGCGTGATCTCATCACCATTGTTCCGGCGGGCGCCGACGAGGATGAGGTCGGAAATCATGTCCGGGTCAAGGATGACACTTCATCCGGCCTGCGCGTTCCAGGCGAAACGGGGCTCTACGAGGTGCGGTATGTCCTCGATGAAGGTCGGCGCACGCTGGCCGCCGCGCCTGTCGAGGTCACCGAACCGGAAGTGCGCGTTGAAGCCCCAGAGACTGCCCTCGCCGGTTCGAGCATCGAGGTAACCTGGAGTGCGCCCGTGGACCGGCGTGATCTCATCACCATTGTTCCGGCGGGTGCGGATGAGGATGAGGTCGGAAATCACGTCCGGGTCAAGGATGACAATTCATCCGGACTGCGTGTTCCCGGCGAAACGGGGCTCTACGAGGTGCGGTACGTTCTTGATGAAGGTCGGCGGACACTTGCCGCAGCACCGATCGAAGTCACCGAACCGGAAGTGCACGTTGAAGCCCCAGAGACTGCCCTCGCCGGTTCGAGCATCGAGGTGAGCTGGAGCACGGCCACCGACCGACGTGATCTCATTACCATTGTTCCGGCGGATGCCGACGAGGATGAGGTCGGCAATCACGTCCGGGTCAAGGATGACACTTCATCCGGTCTGCGCGTCCCCGGCGAAGCGGGGTTCTACGAGGTGCGGTATGTCCTTGATGAAGGACGGCGGACACTTACCGCAGCACCGATCGAGGTCACCGAGCCGGAGGTGAGCGTTGATGCCCCTGAGACCGCCCTCGCCGGTTCAAGCATCGAGGTGACCTGGAGTACGGCCACCGACCGGCGAGATCTCATTACCATTGTTCCGGCCGGCGCCGACGAGGATGAGGTCGGAAATCACGTCCGGGTCAAGGATGACAATTCATCCGGTCTGCGTGTTCCCGGCGAAACTGGGCTCTATGAGGTGCGCTATGTCCTCGATGAAGGACGGCGGACACTTGCCGCTACACCTGTCGAGGTTACCGAACCGGCAGTCCAGTTGACGGCAACCGAAACGGTGCGCGCCAACGGGGAGATCTCCGTTCGCTGGGAGGGCGATACCAACGGCCGGGATATCGTCACCATCGTGCCGATGGGCAGCGAAGAAGGCGAAGTCAAAGGCCACAAACGCGTCAGGGACCGGACCGAAGCGACATTGCGCGCCCCGAAGGAAACAGGAGTGTATGAGGTAAGGTTCGTCCTCGAAGAAGGCCGGCGGACGCTGGCCCGCGCCACGGTTGAGGTGATTGCGGAGGATGCCGCGCTGGACAGGGGCGGTTCCCTTGATGTTCCAGATACGGCGGCGCCGGGCGAAACGGTGCAGGTGGGATGGTCTTCCTCATCGGCGAGCCAGCGCCAGCGCATCGCGCTTGCCAGACGCGATCAGTCGGACTTCACCTGGATCGAGGTCGAGCAGGCAGACAACGAGCCACCGCGCGCCTTCACAATGCCGGAGGAGCCTGGAACTTATGAATTCCGGCTGCTCGATCTCGCCGGACCCGCGGTTCTGAGCCGGGCCATCATCGAGGTGCAGTGA
- a CDS encoding molybdopterin-dependent oxidoreductase — translation MLSALERHELETHTSVTDGPQHFEGFLMRDLLELVGAKGEIATAHALNDYVIDIPMSDFERFDVLVAMKMNGRRLTARDKGPLWIVYPRDDVGELQDIRYDYRWVWQLDSLTVQ, via the coding sequence ATGCTGTCTGCCCTTGAGCGTCATGAGCTGGAGACGCACACTTCCGTGACCGACGGCCCACAGCATTTCGAGGGTTTCCTGATGCGCGACCTGCTGGAACTGGTGGGTGCCAAGGGTGAAATTGCAACAGCCCATGCGCTCAACGATTATGTGATCGACATTCCCATGAGCGATTTCGAACGTTTCGATGTGCTCGTTGCGATGAAAATGAACGGCAGGCGACTGACCGCTCGGGACAAGGGACCGTTATGGATCGTCTATCCGCGCGACGATGTCGGCGAGCTTCAGGATATCCGCTACGATTACCGCTGGGTCTGGCAGCTCGACAGCCTGACGGTTCAATGA
- a CDS encoding sensor histidine kinase, whose amino-acid sequence MEMTLKSIRLDGGQLEAYKQPCDPAALISGVAMRQLELTPERRIEVHIAPDTPASLVTDPLLAEQILTNLVSNAIKYSPTNEPVHIITRTEPERIAIGVHDRGIGISEEEQPRVFSRFFRSKTSRNISGIGLGLNISQRLAILLGGLLSFQSRQGVGSTFTLHLPLKE is encoded by the coding sequence ATGGAGATGACGCTCAAGTCCATACGCCTGGATGGCGGACAACTCGAAGCCTACAAGCAGCCCTGCGACCCTGCAGCGCTCATCAGCGGTGTCGCCATGCGGCAGCTCGAACTCACGCCGGAGCGGCGCATCGAGGTGCACATCGCGCCCGACACACCCGCCAGCCTGGTCACCGACCCTTTGCTGGCCGAGCAGATCCTGACCAATCTTGTGTCCAACGCTATCAAGTATTCACCGACGAATGAGCCGGTGCATATCATCACTCGGACCGAACCGGAGCGGATTGCAATTGGGGTCCATGACAGGGGCATCGGCATTTCCGAAGAAGAGCAGCCTCGTGTGTTCAGCCGCTTCTTCAGGTCGAAAACGTCTCGCAACATCTCCGGAATCGGGCTTGGCCTCAACATATCGCAGCGCCTGGCGATTCTGCTCGGCGGCCTTCTGAGTTTTCAATCACGCCAAGGCGTCGGATCCACTTTTACCCTGCATCTTCCTCTCAAGGAGTGA
- a CDS encoding DUF3137 domain-containing protein gives MPIEFGFSKHFDERIVPRLNELEEQRQAILAVAKRHAAIALAAGAVFGLLFMLFGSGSGGIGGLLAGFFIPLAFGAVAAFLLWKRQARKWNGTAAEAVMPEVCEFLGDLSYDYEAHKGFPLERMQKLGVIRSHTRSEISDRLEGTYRETPFEIVEAELISEAKRSSANASNNGSNRSSRTLFKGLLMRIGVPEPIPTRILIARDFGPANKLGELFGGSSGRGMPKLDTGHPEFERHFEVYAADPKVARDVLAPGLLDNFVRIAESEAGRHGTEGLEAGFHDDSFFMALKREGDFLKMGGLTTPADAIEGDLHGVFEDIATVRRIIDRLQGDHPA, from the coding sequence ATGCCCATCGAGTTCGGCTTTTCCAAACACTTCGATGAGCGCATCGTGCCGCGCCTGAACGAACTCGAAGAACAGCGGCAAGCGATTCTGGCCGTGGCCAAAAGACATGCCGCGATCGCGCTGGCTGCCGGGGCGGTGTTCGGCCTTTTGTTCATGTTGTTCGGCAGTGGCTCGGGCGGGATTGGTGGCCTATTGGCCGGTTTCTTCATTCCGCTCGCTTTCGGCGCCGTTGCCGCCTTTCTTCTGTGGAAGCGACAGGCCAGGAAATGGAACGGTACGGCCGCTGAAGCGGTGATGCCGGAGGTCTGCGAGTTCCTTGGCGACCTGAGCTACGACTACGAAGCCCACAAAGGATTTCCGCTGGAACGCATGCAAAAGCTTGGCGTGATCCGGTCCCACACACGCTCGGAAATCAGCGACCGCCTGGAAGGCACCTACCGCGAAACGCCGTTTGAGATCGTCGAGGCCGAACTCATCAGCGAAGCGAAACGGAGCAGCGCGAACGCGTCCAACAACGGCAGCAACCGATCCAGCCGAACGCTGTTCAAGGGATTGCTGATGCGCATCGGCGTCCCCGAGCCGATTCCAACCCGCATCCTGATCGCACGCGACTTCGGCCCCGCCAACAAGCTCGGTGAGCTCTTTGGCGGCAGTTCTGGGCGCGGCATGCCGAAACTCGATACCGGTCACCCCGAATTCGAGCGGCATTTCGAGGTTTATGCCGCCGACCCGAAGGTTGCCCGGGATGTACTGGCCCCGGGGTTGTTGGACAATTTCGTCCGCATTGCCGAGTCCGAGGCGGGACGCCACGGCACCGAGGGCCTGGAGGCCGGATTTCACGATGACTCCTTTTTCATGGCACTCAAGCGTGAGGGCGATTTCCTGAAGATGGGTGGGCTCACCACCCCGGCCGATGCGATTGAAGGGGATCTGCACGGTGTTTTCGAGGATATCGCCACGGTGCGCCGCATTATTGATCGCCTGCAAGGCGATCATCCCGCCTGA
- a CDS encoding cold-shock protein, protein MINGTVKFFNATKGFGFISPSDGSKDAFVHISAVERAGLSGLNEGQAVTYELENGRDGKTSAVNLQLA, encoded by the coding sequence ATGATCAACGGTACCGTTAAATTCTTCAATGCCACCAAAGGCTTTGGTTTCATCTCGCCTTCTGACGGCAGCAAGGACGCTTTCGTTCACATTTCGGCAGTAGAGCGTGCCGGCCTTTCGGGTCTCAACGAAGGTCAGGCAGTCACCTACGAACTGGAAAACGGTCGCGACGGCAAGACATCGGCAGTCAATCTGCAGCTGGCATAA
- a CDS encoding DUF1488 domain-containing protein, translating into MSLTFPNPSRDFQESRNVIGFTGYDGMFEVRFFVEVDALARFETNSNPSGTVEARWLRTFDALRASILDVAREAYAKGRRPTYTLTAADFRKK; encoded by the coding sequence ATGTCCCTGACCTTTCCAAACCCAAGCCGTGATTTCCAGGAATCGCGCAATGTCATTGGATTCACCGGTTATGATGGCATGTTCGAGGTCAGGTTTTTCGTGGAAGTGGATGCTCTGGCCAGGTTCGAGACCAACTCGAATCCTTCCGGTACGGTTGAAGCGCGCTGGCTCAGGACCTTCGATGCATTGCGCGCCTCCATCCTGGACGTCGCGCGCGAAGCCTATGCCAAAGGTCGCCGACCAACCTACACTCTGACGGCCGCCGACTTTCGAAAGAAATGA
- a CDS encoding CBS domain-containing protein: MKIQECMSKDVTVCAPDDTIRDVARKMLECDCGVMPIGENDRLVGVVTDRDIAIRAVAEGKGPDTPARSVMSAEVLYCYEDEDLQEVSDNLATLKIRRMPVVNRDKRLVGIVSLGEIARQDGNSGEAAFREVSKPGGPHRQA; encoded by the coding sequence ATGAAGATCCAGGAATGCATGTCCAAGGATGTCACGGTATGTGCACCTGACGACACCATCCGTGACGTTGCCCGAAAGATGTTGGAGTGCGATTGCGGCGTCATGCCGATCGGCGAGAATGACAGGCTCGTCGGCGTTGTGACGGACCGGGACATTGCCATTCGCGCGGTTGCCGAAGGCAAAGGCCCGGACACGCCGGCGCGCAGCGTGATGAGTGCGGAAGTGCTCTATTGCTACGAAGATGAGGATCTTCAGGAAGTCAGCGACAATCTCGCGACGCTCAAGATCCGCAGGATGCCCGTCGTGAACCGCGACAAACGGCTCGTGGGTATCGTCTCCCTCGGCGAGATCGCACGCCAGGACGGCAATTCCGGTGAGGCCGCGTTCCGCGAGGTCTCCAAGCCTGGCGGTCCGCATCGGCAGGCCTGA